TCAGGGTCTCGGGTGCCCGCTGGCCCGTCCAGACGTACCACAGGGCGTACAACGCGCTCCACAGCAGGTAGGGCCAGCCGCCGCGCGTCAGCCGCCGCCAGAAGTAGCGCCCCGGCTCGAAGTGGCGCAGCAGGCTGCGGGTCAGCACCACCGCCGACAGGAAGACGAAGGCGGGCACCGCGAAATGCAGCGTCCGGTTGAGGATGAGCAGCAGGTCGTGGGTGGTCGAGCCGACCTCCGCGTGCCGCAGCGCCATGCCCGTGGCGTGGTGGCCCACCACCTCCAGAATGGTCAGCCCCCGGAAGGTGTCGATGGCCGTCAGGCGCGGCCCGGCAGCCTCGCGCGTGGCCGGGGCGGGCGGGGCAGGGGAGGAGACGGAGGCGTCGGACATGCGGGTATTCACTCTAGCGGGGTTGGGCGGGGGGAATGGGGAGGTTGTCCCGCCCGCGCGTGAGGGTCGGCGTCCCCTGTCCTGGCCTGTCCTCCCTCTCAAGCTGGAACAAGGCGTGTCGTCCCCTCTCCCTCTGGGGTGACTCACAAGTTAGCCCCGCGCCCGCACCTCGAAGCCCGCCGCGCCCAGAATCTGCCCGGCCCGGCGCACGTCCTCGGGACTCTCCAGCCCCAGGCGAATCGCGCCCCCCTCCTCGCGGATGGCAAGGACCTCAATGTCCTTGATGTTCACGCCCGCCGCCCCGAGCGTCTGCGTCACCGCGCCGATCTGGTTCGGGCGGTCGGGCACGGCGACGACGAGATCGTGCTTGGGCGGAAGCAGGCTGCGCCTCACCACGGGCAGGCTGTCGCGGGTGCGCTTGCCCTCGCGGGCGGCGTCCAGCAACTCCTCCGGGGCGTCGAGGTCGGCCTCCAGCCGCTCCAGTTGGGTGCGGAAGCGGGCGAGGGCCTCACGCAGCGCCGCCCGGTTCTCCACCACCATGTCGCGGCTCATGCGGGGGTCGCCGCTCGCCACCCGCGTCAGGTCGCGGAAGCCGCCCGCCGCGAGGAGGCTCAGCCGCTCGTCCCGCGCGACCATGTGCGTCAGCGCGAGGCTGGCGAGGTACGGCAGGTGGCTCACCGTCGCCACGAGCGCGTCATGGGCGTCCGGCGGCATCACGACCGGGGCCGCGCCGAGGTGTTCCACGAGCGTCCGCGCCTGGCTCAGCGCGGTCAGCGGCGTGTGGTCGGTGGGCGTCAGCACCCACACAGCGTTCTCCAGCAGCCCGGCGCGGGCGTGCGTGACCCCGCCGCGCTCGCTGCCCGCCATCGGGTGCCCCGGCACGAAGTTCCGCACCCCCAGCGCCTCCAGCTCGGCGGCGATCCCGGCCTTCACGCTCCCCACGTCCGTCACCAGCGCCCCCCGCGAGAGCCAGGGCGACAGCTCCCGCGCCAGCGGGGCCAGCGCCCGCATCGGCGCGGCGAGGACCACGAGGTCGGCCTCCCTCAGCCACTCGCCCGGCCCGGCGCGCACCTCGTCCACCACACCCAGCGCCTCGGCCTCGCGCAGCACCTCCATGCTGGCATCCAGCCCGATCACCCGCCGCGCCAGAAAGCGCTGCCGCAGCCCCAGCGCCACGCTCCCGCCGATCAGCCCCACGCCCGCCACGACCGCCGTGCCGAAGAGGGGAGCGGGCGTCACGGGCGCGGCGTCGGCGGCGTCGGTCATGGGGGGGAGGCTAGCACGCGGTC
The sequence above is drawn from the Deinococcus sp. YIM 134068 genome and encodes:
- a CDS encoding prephenate dehydrogenase — translated: MTDAADAAPVTPAPLFGTAVVAGVGLIGGSVALGLRQRFLARRVIGLDASMEVLREAEALGVVDEVRAGPGEWLREADLVVLAAPMRALAPLARELSPWLSRGALVTDVGSVKAGIAAELEALGVRNFVPGHPMAGSERGGVTHARAGLLENAVWVLTPTDHTPLTALSQARTLVEHLGAAPVVMPPDAHDALVATVSHLPYLASLALTHMVARDERLSLLAAGGFRDLTRVASGDPRMSRDMVVENRAALREALARFRTQLERLEADLDAPEELLDAAREGKRTRDSLPVVRRSLLPPKHDLVVAVPDRPNQIGAVTQTLGAAGVNIKDIEVLAIREEGGAIRLGLESPEDVRRAGQILGAAGFEVRARG